From Coffea arabica cultivar ET-39 chromosome 2e, Coffea Arabica ET-39 HiFi, whole genome shotgun sequence, the proteins below share one genomic window:
- the LOC113727496 gene encoding uncharacterized protein isoform X1, with translation MLRPRNFFISSASAFFRHRHGHLLPSQQRWISSTSQLHFSWMDKIKGVFTGQKTSPDTTSTSSESFTLLRFADELSKARKVGAFKQYIVGRSSEATFSDAFEKQEAIIRYLGGFDATGENLLTSQKQEAAKHCNCTIADVENALAKFTWAKEAQRKIEKLKEEGKPMPKSLNEVQKLMGSTPMDVARSNLAKSGQISRNAPCPCGSKKLYKRCCGKDGKSLGQTKL, from the exons ATGCTTCGTCCGAGAAATTTCTTCATCTCTTCAGCCTCCGCATTCTTCCGTCACCGTCACGGCCACCTTCTTCCTTCACAGCAACGATGGATCTCCTCCACGTCGCAGCTCCATTTCTCGTGGATGGACAAGATCAAAGGGGTCTTCACCGGCCAAAAGACTTCACCCGATACCACCTCCACCTCTTCAGAGTCCTTCACTCTCCTCC GGTTTGCGGATGAGTTGAGCAAAGCTAGGAAGGTAGGGGCATTCAAGCAGTATATAGTGGGGCGAAGTAGTGAAGCTACTTTTTCAGACGCTTTTGAAAAGCAGGAAGCTATAATTCGTTATCTAGGGGGTTTTGACGCTACTGGAGAG AATCTCCTAACTAGCCAAAAGCAAGAGGCTGCAAAGCACTGTAATTGCACAATAGCAGATGTTGAAAATGCACTGGCAAAGTTTACATGGGCTAAAGAAGCACAGAGAAAAATTGAGAAGTTAAAGGAAGAGGGTAAACCAATGCCGAAGAGTTTGAATGAg GTCCAGAAGTTGATGGGATCAACCCCAATGGATGTTGCTCGGTCAAACTTGGCTAAGAGTGGGCAAATAAGTAGGAATGCACCTTGTCCTTGTGGGTCCAAAAAGTTATACAAAAG GTGCTGCGGAAAGGATGGGAAAAGTTTAGGTCAAACAAAGCTATAA
- the LOC113727496 gene encoding uncharacterized protein isoform X2, which translates to MLRPRNFFISSASAFFRHRHGHLLPSQQRWISSTSQLHFSWMDKIKGVFTGQKTSPDTTSTSSESFTLLRFADELSKARKVGAFKQYIVGRSSEATFSDAFEKQEAIIRYLGGFDATGENLLTSQKQEAAKHCNCTIADVENALAKFTWAKEAQRKIEKLKEEGKPMPKSLNEVQKLMGSTPMDVARSNLAKSGQISRNAPCPCGSKKLYKR; encoded by the exons ATGCTTCGTCCGAGAAATTTCTTCATCTCTTCAGCCTCCGCATTCTTCCGTCACCGTCACGGCCACCTTCTTCCTTCACAGCAACGATGGATCTCCTCCACGTCGCAGCTCCATTTCTCGTGGATGGACAAGATCAAAGGGGTCTTCACCGGCCAAAAGACTTCACCCGATACCACCTCCACCTCTTCAGAGTCCTTCACTCTCCTCC GGTTTGCGGATGAGTTGAGCAAAGCTAGGAAGGTAGGGGCATTCAAGCAGTATATAGTGGGGCGAAGTAGTGAAGCTACTTTTTCAGACGCTTTTGAAAAGCAGGAAGCTATAATTCGTTATCTAGGGGGTTTTGACGCTACTGGAGAG AATCTCCTAACTAGCCAAAAGCAAGAGGCTGCAAAGCACTGTAATTGCACAATAGCAGATGTTGAAAATGCACTGGCAAAGTTTACATGGGCTAAAGAAGCACAGAGAAAAATTGAGAAGTTAAAGGAAGAGGGTAAACCAATGCCGAAGAGTTTGAATGAg GTCCAGAAGTTGATGGGATCAACCCCAATGGATGTTGCTCGGTCAAACTTGGCTAAGAGTGGGCAAATAAGTAGGAATGCACCTTGTCCTTGTGGGTCCAAAAAGTTATACAAAAG GTAA